One region of Triticum aestivum cultivar Chinese Spring chromosome 6B, IWGSC CS RefSeq v2.1, whole genome shotgun sequence genomic DNA includes:
- the LOC123133147 gene encoding receptor-like protein EIX2: MDHSPAKFVLLLMAAAATWSSVFPVADARSAHAVAAGCIPRERDALLAFKHGVNDTEDDLVSWHEGNQDCCRWEGVTCDNATGHVVELDLGWWTSFLVGQISPSLLSPEHLESLDLAYTGLCDHAHRLPELLGSFKNLRHVDLSDTLCHGEAPPQLGNLSKLEYLDLSVPAITQERDLKDISWLTRLPLLSYLDLSCLDLSSVVDWPLVVSMIPSLEYLDLSNCSLPSAARSLPHLYTTNLKYLDLSRNYFGHPVASCWFWNITSLEYLHLSNTNLHGPLPDALGNMTSLQWLDLSNMGNRTTMTVELGNLCDLGTLRLDRSLSSGNITEFLEKLPKCWSNRLQELTLKSNNMFGKLMNSMGQLNNLTMLDLSHNNITGTIPIGIDKCSYLWHYDLSYNHLIGAIPSWLGNCTRLWYLSLSNNLLTGHIPHGFASCAALLTLDISDNHLSGAIPPGLGNCTNLGQLYLSSNHLTGHVPSKIGMLGHLFDLDLSNNNLDGMITEEHLLGLKNLEHMDLSHNSFSGPLPSHFGSRLLVELSLSYNYFSGPIPKYICQLEFLLVLELSYNSLEGELPRCSHESSLVYLLLSNNNFSGKFPSSARNYSRLAFLDLSRNNFYGTLPSWIVELVNLKYLQLSHNLLHGDIPSTVTNLYCLRHLNLAKNIISGVIPCSLSKLTAMTQANSTKHGTHKSCRSNNYGVMKNEVLLVVMKRQELKYGIIGFFDVLSIDLSLDNLVGRIPEELTSLNGLLNLNLSWNHLSGQIPAEIGAMKSIESLDLSRNNLYDDIPASLSNLTYLSSLDLSYNNFTGRIPLGNQLDTIYSENPSIYAGNIGLCGPPLERNCSGNNGLEHVNQQKSEKVYELLLSFYFGLGSGFVAGLWVVFCTLLFNKTWRVSYFRLFDKLYDNAYVFVVVIWRMINFKETTS, encoded by the coding sequence ATGGATCACTCGCCCGCCAAGTTCGTCCTGCTCCTCATGGCGGCAGCGGCAACCTGGAGCAGCGTCTTCCCCGTCGCCGACGCGCGGTCGGCTCATGCAGTCGCCGCGGGCTGCATACCGCGCGAGCGGGACGCCCTGCTGGCCTTCAAGCATGGCGTCAACGACACCGAGGACGACCTCGTGTCGTGGCACGAAGGAAACCAAGATTGCTGCCGATGGGAAGGCGTCACCTGCGACAACGCGACCGGCCATGTCGTCGAGCTTGACCTGGGCTGGTGGACTTCTTTCTTGGTCGGCCAGATAAGTCCTTCCTTACTTTCACCAGAGCATCTGGAGAGCCTTGATCTCGCCTACACAGGACTGTGTGACCATGCGCATCGTCTTCCAGAGTTGCTGGGTTCTTTCAAGAACCTGAGACATGTCGATCTCTCCGACACGCTTTGCCATGGTGAAGCGCCTCCTCAGCTCGGCAACCTGTCGAAGCTGGAATATCTCGACCTCTCCGTCCCGGCTATCACCCAAGAGAGGGACCTAAAAGACATCTCATGGTTAACCCGTCTACCTCTCTTGTCATATCTTGACTTGAGTTGTTTGGACCTCAGCTCAGTTGTTGATTGGCCTCTTGTGGTGAGCATGATCCCCTCCTTGGAGTACCTCGACCTTTCTAACTGCTCACTTCCAAGTGCAGCCCGATCCCTCCCACACCTATACACCACAAATCTTAAGTACCTTGACCTCTCCCGTAACTACTTTGGTCATCCTGTTGCATCCTGTTGGTTTTGGAACATAACAAGCCTCGAGTACCTCCACCTCTCAAATACCAATCTCCATGGCCCGTTGCCTGATGCACTGGGAAATATGACCTCCCTCCAGTGGTTAGATTTGAGCAACATGGGTAACAGAACCACAATGACAGTGGAGTTGGGAAACCTATGTGATTTGGGAACACTACGGCTTGACCGGAGTCTCTCCTCTGGAAACATAACAGAGTTTCTGGAGAAATTGCCAAAGTGTTGGTCCAACAGATTGCAAGAATTGACGTTGAAGAGCAACAATATGTTTGGAAAGCTGATGAATAGTATGGGACAATTAAACAACTTAACTATGCTTGACCTTTCTCACAATAACATTACGGGAACTATACCGATAGGCATTGATAAGTGCTCTTATTTATGGCACTATGACCTTTCTTACAACCATCTTATTGGAGCTATACCCTCATGGTTGGGGAATTGCACTAGATTGTGGTATCTTTCTCTTTCCAACAACCTGCTCACTGGACATATACCGCATGGTTTTGCGAGTTGCGCCGCGTTACTTACACTTGACATTTCGGACAACCATCTTAGTGGAGCAATACCACCGGGGTTGGGGAATTGCACTAATTTGGGGCAACTTTATCTTTCTAGTAACCATCTTACTGGACATGTGCCATCCAAGATCGGTATGCTTGGTCATTTGTTTGATCTCGACCTTAGCAACAATAATCTTGATGGCATGATCACAGAAGAACACCTGCTTGGTCTGAAGAACTTAGAGCACATGGATTTATCACACAATTCTTTCTCGGGACCTTTACCATCACATTTTGGATCTCGATTGTTAGTAGAACTGTCTTTATCCTACAATTACTTCAGTGGCCCTATTCCTAAATATATTTGTCAGTTAGAGTTCCTACTTGTCTTGGAATTGTCATACAACTCTCTAGAGGGAGAACTTCCTCGTTGTTCTCATGAATCTAGCTTGGTTTACCTCCTCTTGAGTAATAACAACTTTTCCGGCAAGTTTCCATCATCAGCCCGAAACTACTCAAGATTGGCTTTCctagatctttcaaggaataaCTTCTATGGAACATTGCCGTCATGGATTGTAGAGTTGGTAAATTTGAAATATCTGCAACTAAGCCACAACTTGTTACATGGAGATATTCCATCGACTGTCACAAATCTGTATTGCCTTCGTCATTTGAATTTAGCCAAAAATATTATATCTGGAGTTATACCATGCTCTTTGTCAAAATTAACTGCAATGACCCAAGCAAACTCAACGAAACATGGGACACACAAGTCTTGCAGGTCCAACAACTATGGAGTTATGAAAAATGAAGTTTTGCTTGTTGTAATGAAGCGCCAAGAACTTAAGTATGGTATTATTGGATTTTTTGATGTGCTGAGTATTGACCTATCACTCGACAATTTAGTTGGTCGAATTCCAGAGGAGTTAACTTCTCTCAATGGACTGTTGAATTTAAACTTATCATGGAATCACTTGAGTGGACAAATTCCTGCGGAGATTGGGGCTATGAAGTCAATTGAGTCACTAGACCTCTCAAGGAACAACCTTTATGATGACATCCCGGCAAGCTTGTCGAATTTGACGTATTTAAGCTCATTGGACTTATCATATAACAACTTTACTGGAAGAATTCCCCTAGGCAATCAACTTGACACAATCTACTCCGAGAACCCGTCCATATACGCTGGTAACATTGGCCTGTGTGGCCCTCCTCTCGAAAGAAATTGCTCAGGAAACAATGGTCTTGAGCATGTGAATCAACAAAAAAGTGAGAAGGTTTACGAGCTACTATTATCCTTTTACTTTGGACTTGGGTCTGGGTTTGTGGCTGGCCTTTGGGTCGTGTTTTGCACTCTACTATTCAACAAAACATGGAGAGTTTCCTATTTTCGCCTCTTCGACAAGTTGTATGACAACGCATATGTGTTTGTGGTTGTTATTTGGAGGATGATAAATTTCAAGGAAACTACAAGTTGA